Below is a window of Oryza brachyantha chromosome 10, ObraRS2, whole genome shotgun sequence DNA.
GggtaaaattgaaactaaaatatataacattgcaataaatttatgtataacaTTTCATAttgaaatagatgaattgctaaatatatcttatcaaagtttcaaataaaatatataatatacttataaaaatatatagttagatttaaattttactacctTTCTACTAGAGGTACCGTAACAATGCCCTAAATCTAACATTGTTTTCATACTGAATGTTCATACGTCCATCGCTAAACTGCTAATCATACACATCCATCTTTTTATtcctgcttatgcttataagccaaaatttaaatttttactcttaaatttgaaattaattttgagatttttttcaccgaaatttacTTTCTAgccgctaagaatacgtatataaaagttttagtcattaattattttcatttataaatatgccgtttggttGTTTCTATGAAAACCCAAACAACACTCCCTATTGTACTGGGTTAACCCAAAAACAACAGCTTCACCCAAATTATGTTTGATCAGGTACCGTAATTAACGTATTTGCCTGTGAAGTTGTCTTCTCATTTCCTTCGACGCCGATCGACCGATCTGAGCACCACATTTACTGGCGTAAATCAGTGAATTGAACGACGGTTAGaaataagaataattttacggtccttgagaaggtattaGGAGATACTCTGTATCACTTTTTCTATgtaattttggtatctctagtaccttagatactagaagatattaaattttacactaaaagttttgttatctataaaattgctGCAGAAGTAATCTTgtgtgttgttttcttttttttctttcttctccttgTTTTGTGCGTGAGCCCATAAAGTGTGTGGAGATGCCATGGTGCGACTCTAATTAGGGCATCCGAGGCTACCTCTGGGCCCGGGTCTTGCGCCATGAACTCAAAGATCGACGCAGCGTAGGCATGCCGTGAGAAACAGTCGTGGTGGTTGTTATTTCTGTTGCAATCTCTTCAGCTCATAAATAATAACGGAGAGAATCAGAATACGCAGCAAGTCATTGCGCTACATCAGAAATTCCTCTTGTGCTATAGTACGCATGTGTTGTGTTTGTGTAAGTTCCTGAGTGCAATCGTTGGAAACTTACTgacaattggtatcagagcgaGGCTCAAAAAACTTGGATAACATTGGGTAATTCGCTGAACCACCGTACTCACCACCAGGTCGAGGCGTGGCCGTCGGAAGGAGTGCGCTCAGTCGGAGAGAACAAATGATGATGCGAGATCAGTACTCCTAACACCCTATCTCTTGTCCAAGCCATAAACCTCACTCTGATACTAATTGTTGGAAAGGTCCCAATGATCTGACCGAACCGAGATCCACGTGAATTCATAGGGAGTACAGAGCGGTGTTCCTGCAGCCTCGTGGCCACTCTGGTGCTTGAACATAAGCTTGCTACTTAAAGGTAAATAAAATCTGCTAACTTCCTGAATTCACCTTGCTAAACATAATCTTGATAGATTGGACTGAACCAAGATTTAACATTAATAAGGGTAAACCGATTAATGGTAAATTAATGTAGATATAtcaatatttagaaataatagTACGATAATTCTTTGGATAAACTCTAATAAGACACGGAACCAAACTCCATATAATTTACTTAATCAAACACAATATAATAGAATAGATATGACTAAGAGATCGGTgataacaaatataatttatttagttgataAGTCATGGGTAAAGTGATAGTGTCTACCAATAACGTTTctctatttagaaaaaaacaaagcaagaACTTTCTCGATGCTTTTATTACTTTGCAtctcataatatttttgttgccaCAAATTTTGTGGAGTCTATTTTGCTTTCTTAGTTCTTGATCTTCTTTCCAGGGGAGCCACTTCCTTAGTAGCTGCATCATCTGTTAATTTGGTCATCGGTATATATCTGGGTTTGTTGATCTACTGTTTTTGGGAATTGAGCCTTTCGGccatttgattttgtttcattttcagCCCAGGTTCGTCCGATCCATGGCCTCCTTTCAGCTCCACTACCGAAGATGATTGCACAGcgtattcaaaaaataatttataaataaattttttatacagcGATGTGAaaggcaaggctagaaaatcaACGCAAAATTCAAAGGGAATAAATCCAgtgaaaaaaccccaaatcaacttaaaatttaaagttaaaagttcaagtttggcttataaacataagcatatgCGAAAAGAAAAGGTGCCAAAAGGTGAGGAAATTCTCTTGTTTGGATGACTGCCGAAGTCTGAGATCAAGTATGACCAGGATCCACACAGGAATTCCCTGAAGATCCTGATGGACCACCAACCGACTGGATCATGGTAATGTACATTATCTCTCCAAGTCTCCAACTACTGATTCTTCAATCCAGTGTGTTGCAAAACTTCCATTCcaacttttttctaaaaagacatgctttcataaaaaaaaaactaaaaacaatgTTTGCATGTTGCCATGTTCCTTGCATCATCTTTGCTGAATTAGTgggaagcatgcatgcatctcctCTTTGAAAAGCCACGTCAAAGTCAAACCAGTAGTAGTCGGTCACCACTACTACTAGCTCGTGCTTCCTTTCTGCAGTCGTCGGATCAGCCTaatttatgtgtctaaattaaCCCATTTCTTGTGGTATTAATGCAGGACGTTCTTGTGCAAGAAACGTGGCGCCAATGATATCGATCACTCCGCATTTTTTGCCTTGATTAATTTGGAATGACAGCCAACCTGAGGTTGGAAGATGAGTTGCACATGATTTTGTCCGTTGCTCTGCAACTTAATCGAAGGAATATATGCAACAGATAATACATTGTTCATCTGTAGTGGTTACGATAACTGAACCTGATGATTTCCAGAATAACTCAAGATTGCGTTGGTGCACAAAACACTTGATTAAATACCggacatttgttttttttttgcatgaatcAAATCCAAACTGCGCATAGAACCATGGATTATATATGGTTGTTAATTAAACCATAAACGCTgctccctctatttttatatttaacgcaattgatttttaatttacgtttgacatttcgtcttatttaaattattttggcaactataaaattataagtcatacttaaagttttttagtcataaatcaaatcacaataaaaataataataattataaacatttttaaataagatgaatcgTTAAACGTAGAGTCAACAGTGAACTGCCTcgtggaaagaaaaaggaggaagcAGAACATTACATCTTACCATTAAGCTTAAATTTATGAGTACCTTAATCATATGTTCACAACGATTTCAGAATCACATCAttatacatggatgaatcatGAATCAATCACCAAATCAGATAAAAACGTAAGCAACAACGTATAGCGGGAGGAGAAGCTAGAAAACGATGGGCACGCACGACGAGATATCGCGGGATCGACCGACGTATCAGCTTGTCTCTAGCCGGCCGGAGCCGAGCGGCTCTAGCTGCGGCACTGCGTGATGGCGGAGCAGCCGCGGGTGTAGGGGTTGGCCTCCGCGCCGGGGTGGCAGTTGTAGTACGACGCGCCGCGCAGCGAGCACGGCACGCGGTCGGCGAACAGCGCGTCGTAGCTGATGTACCCGGTCgtcgcgttcgccgccgccgtcgcgttgccggcgtcggcggtggcgttCAGGTCGGCCAGTGCCCGCCTCATCATCGTCGCCATCGTCGTGCCAACTTCGACGCCGCCatcagcgacggcggcggcgcgtgcgtaggccgacgccgacgccgccgcgacggcgatggtgagcagggcgacgacgaggaggggcAGCATGACGCGACGTCGTGCCatggtgggtggtggtggagggacTGGCTCCGCCGCTTTGAGATTCGTGCGGTGGCGGGAGCCGGGGAGGAGAGCAGGAAGTGAGCGCGAGAGCGCGGAGAGGTTTTTAAGCATGGTTGGTATAAATGGGCCTCCAGCTTGTCATTTGACTtctcatattttctatatctgtttcttttattcttcCTTTTATCTTTAGAGTTTAGATTATTTCAGCTCTGGTAGGATTGGGCTTCCACTACTTTGTTTGTATGTATTTGTACTACAATGAACCTTTTCTTGTACATATACGACTCCAATAATGACGAACTGTTTAGCAAAGATATAATGCAATATAGATTATGTatcaataaatttgaatattgtAAATATGTTCCATTGGCATAGGGAAAAACATGATGCAAACTACTATTAACTGGGTCTATTTCTGACTCTTGATATAATATAGGACCGAATTATTCTTTCAATTCTGTGGGCTTTTCAATATTATAGGCATATATTTGACTTGTTCGTAAATCGGTTACTGCCTGTCGACTCGTAAATAGTTTAAAAAGTACTCCCTCAGTCCTTAAAAGTTTGAcaacattgacttttttatacacgtttaactgcttgtcttattcaaaaaatttacataattattaattatttttattaaatatacttttatgcatatatatagttttacatatttaaaaaaaattgtataagacgagtagtcaaacatatataaaaaagccaaCGGCGTCAAAATAGTAATACTGTAGAATATAAATTGCAACGTTTGGCTAGCATGACCTACCTCGGGAAAGAA
It encodes the following:
- the LOC107305052 gene encoding rapid alkalinization factor-like, yielding MARRRVMLPLLVVALLTIAVAAASASAYARAAAVADGGVEVGTTMATMMRRALADLNATADAGNATAAANATTGYISYDALFADRVPCSLRGASYYNCHPGAEANPYTRGCSAITQCRS